CCTCAGGTGTATAAATGAATACTGTACTGTATGTATGAAAAGTATGAACGCAgctcccagcgatgcatgttggtgttgaaccggccgacccctgtacggagccgattcagggcgacccactctttgtaGGGCATGTCCGAGccaggtggggctgtggtgttcggtgcaacagtgaattgaagAGGTcgggaagtctgttcccagctggttctccaagctcctagtgtgttgaaaccagAGCCACAGAGGGTGGCTGCGTGATGGGAGAAGTggcgacgagatgacaggcgttgaggtcccagttgctgtgagtccagggcgaggtggtgcaaaggatgtttggtGTCCGATgtggccttgcacaccagcctgtgggtgaagtactctctgcgaaGCTTGGCGGGTGTGATACCTGCGAGCACTGGCAGAAGATCCGGAGTAGgacgtaggcagccggtgatgatccgcgtggtgtcgttgaggatggcgtctagcTTGCTTGTATGAGCGCTGCGGCATCATGCTGGGGCGGTGTACTCAGCGGCGCTGTACACGAGTTCAAGAGACTGGTTCAGAGAGTAGATATCCTGGCGCCCCATGACGATCCAGCCAAGCAACGTAGGAGGTTGTTCCGCACCGAGACTTTAGCACGGAGAGCTTCAAGGAGTTGCTTGTAGGTCAGCTGCCGATCTAGTTACCCAaggtatgtaggaaatgggttataGGGTAGGGGTGACACATGAGGGTGACGGTTAGCTGGCGTTGAGCTTTCTTGTTCAGGTGAAAGGCCGTTGTGGTGGTTTTTGCCAcactcagttttagtctccaggtcTTAAGGCAGCCCGCGAAAAGTACTATATCCACTGAAAGCACATCCCCCATGTTTGACCAACTCCTGTCCGAATGCAGTCGGGCCAGGTCATCTCTGTATACATACTGGCGCTAGTTCGTGCGTGGCATATCGCTGATGAagagattattatttttttcacttaaatttttattgatttttaagagatattttcaaaacagtgcaacaccatcaccataaataaatcaaagtaagaaaaacagcaatcaaaattaaaaaaataagtagatggggggggacaaaaaaaaaagaaaaaaaaaaagtaaataaattttaaaaaattggaataagaccgtgtggttcacttaccaaattaaaaaaagaaaaaccattacattgattagttatctggagataattcaacattcatacaaacataccatctagttctatataacgcaatcttcccatatctagctcggcatttatctaattggtgtcatggctcaaataaacagtccatttttcccagatcttctcaaatgaattctccttgaccctcaaggaatatgtcaatttctccatattaaagatgtctcgcacaatttctaacNNNNNNNNNNNNNTTCAAGAACATAATTATTTGAGAAGCATTTGTGAGAGTCTGCCAAATGGCTGACAGGAACACACAgtagtcatttggacagattcgtacagatgcttttaaaaacattctcttcttgaatcctttaaacatcgctatcactgaattttaattttgagaggatgctgatagttaaaacatggcgcagcggtggagttgctgcctttcagcgccagagacctgggtttgatcctgactgtggtgcttgtctgtatggagtttgtatgttctccctgtgggtttttatccaggtgctccggtatcctcacactccaaagatgtacaggtttgtaggttaattgacttgggttaatggtaaattatcgctagtgtgtgtaggatagtgttagtgtgcgaggatcattggtcggcacagacacagtgggtcgaagggcctgtttccacgctgtatctctaaataaaatcatttgaagacattttacCATTCACAATGCCCTTGGTAATGGGACATCaaagtattttaatttcaaatagcaACCATGACACTTCATTAACTCCATGAATGTCTTATCTCTGGGAGACTTGAGCTGTGTTTGCATGACAGTTTATGGAAGAGAGGGTGAAACCAGGGACAAGGTAGAGAGACTATATTCAGCAGCAGAAGAGGATATTCatttggagtaatttaaaataaataagggttttaatggagccagtggagaattatcattttgtttgttttgggaTTAAGTAACTTTATACCTTAATTTCCAAAATGTTGAGGAGACACATTTTCTGTGGAGCTTTATTCAAGCTTCTAATCTTTTCTCACTAGTGATagttaagaaatttatcattggaTAAATATGTAAATGGAATTATCATTTTGCCTGAGCAATCTTCAAGCTTAATGAATTGTAGCATTTCAAGGATATTTTATGATTTGAAATGCCGGTAGTTAGTAGAACATATGATTTTCACTGATTGCCATTAACTGCAGTGGAAAAATTGCAAACTGTGGAGGTATTGCTTTTTTTTGCAACAAATATCAGATCATTATGGgtgttttttcctttctctttcttcAAGAACAAGTGAGGCTTCTGAACCAAGAGGCGGAAAGATCGGAGGACAGGTCCTTGTCAATTGAAGCTTCGTTCCAGTCTAAAATCGAGCAGATCCAAGAGGAGCTGGACAATGTACAGGTACCCCAAATATAAGTCCCTTGCACCTGGTGACGATTAACtgaatattgatctgtttgccatttacctggaatgaaattacttcatcttttcaaaaaaggaaaattgatggTATGATATACCGTGAGTTGTTGAAGCATAATAggaaacaatttacatttttgtttACATAGTTAGTTATGTACATTGTATATTTTTAATCTGGGCTCAACTGTATGAAGGAGTGCTTCCCTACATTTCACTGCTCACTCCATTCCGCGTAGAACCCCTTTCTGAAGAGTAAGTGACATGGGATAAATGTGAGCATGCAGGAAAATTCAATCATAAaatagttgtggtagaatggagcTGTCGGCAGTGGCACATTAAAAGTATAATGCATGCTAAAATTATTTCGAGACTCAtactgctcagaaacaggccctacagcccaacttgcccacactgaccaacatgccccatctacactagtcttacttgcctgcagtcataaagcaaaatatttaatctaGAATTTGAATGGTGGCTATTTCACAGACCACTAGAAATCCCTTGGCTTTAATTGACactaaacttatttctacccagcTTGTTTCTGCTCAGAAGCTGCTGTTGGAGCACAAAGATGTGGAGATTGACTATGAAGAGGAGGACAACCAGTTACACCTAAATGTGAACTGGCCACAATGCGtcgaggcacaaaatggtgtgtgTATAATATGACTTTAattgcgtaagaaggaactggggatgctggtttacaccgaagagagatacAAACTGCtcgagtcagcaggtcaggcagcatctctgaagaaaagaataggtgatgttttggatcaagacccttcatcagactgagagtcagggagggggaaattagaggtatggggaggtacagaacaaagcagagcctgcatcgatgactgggggggagggggggggggggggggggggggtgggtgggtggtggagctgacaatagtccattgttggctggggatgaggtgataaGGAATATAAATGGTGAcattagcaagaggactagggtgggggagagacggggagagggagaatggaaGGGCTGTTTGGTTAGAGATCCTTCAttctcttgtgtaagaaggaactccagttgctggtttaaaccgaaaatagacacataaACCTGGAATTGGTCAGCGGGAaatggcagcatctgtgtggagaaagaatgggtgatgtttcaggtcagggactCTTCCTCGTTCTCTTTATTGAAATGGTGATACGTGTTTTCTTACAGAGAAGCCTCAAACAATAGTAGAAGAATACGAAGATCAATACCAGTACGCGCAAGTAGGTTTAGAACAAGTTACCAAGGGAGCAACTTCCCAGGTTGAGAGAATTTGTGATGCATTTAATTCCCCCACGTACAATCTTAATTCCAAGTGTGTGCATTCTGCACAGATTCAAGAGTCTCAAGTATCCTGCTAATTA
Above is a genomic segment from Amblyraja radiata isolate CabotCenter1 chromosome 28, sAmbRad1.1.pri, whole genome shotgun sequence containing:
- the LOC116989129 gene encoding golgin subfamily B member 1-like; its protein translation is MGVFSFLFLQEQVRLLNQEAERSEDRSLSIEASFQSKIEQIQEELDNVQLVSAQKLLLEHKDVEIDYEEEDNQLHLNVNWPQCVEAQNEKPQTIVEEYEDQYQYAQTSASESAEELMKWRETVSKSTTSHDNDEWTVMDLRMNQVEEKREELPELEEEVGELQMDDLNSDNALLNAQLVQYRDQAKPDPVFVG